In the Pogoniulus pusillus isolate bPogPus1 chromosome 40, bPogPus1.pri, whole genome shotgun sequence genome, CAGAGGGCTCTGCGGGCAGCGGGGCGGGCAGATCGCAGGCAGCAGCGGCTCCATCACCAGCCacagagaaaggggaagaggaggaggagaagggaggaaggaagaagaagaaccAGTGGTGGAGGACAGGGGCCCCCTTGGGATGGATATGGCCTGACCGAgcgccccccctcccccccgcagcccctccGCGGGCCGGTGTGGGTGTACCGCCGCTTGGGcctgccctcccccacccccctttaTCGGGGCTGGCATCCCCCTCCCCAATGTCGCTGTAGCCGGCGAGTGGCCGCGGCGCTGGTGGCGGCGGCGGTgccggtggcggcggcgggcgaTGCGGCGTGGCCAGCCGGCGGCGGCATGCTGAGGACAGAGGCAGGCGGCGGGGCGGCCGCCGGCGGGGGGTCCCCCTCCTCCGGTGGGGCGacgggcagcggcggcggcgggggcctGAGGAGCGCATCCCCGCACCGGAACGCCTACGAGGCTACCATCCAGGCTCTGGCGCCcacaaaggaggctgaggctgaAGACGGCAAGAAGAGCCGAGGTAAGAAGTATGGCTCCAACGTTCACCGTATCAAGAACATGTTCCTGCAGATGGGGACGGCTCCCGGCCCCGAGGCTGCCTGCGACCTGGCCAAGGCCAAGGAGAAGCCGGTCCGCCTCTCCTTGCCCCGGGCTGGCAGCCTCAACGAGAGCATGGAGCAGGGCAACCTCCTCAAGCTGGGCACCAGCGTCTCCGAGAGGGTCAGCCGCTTCGATTCCAAACCCGACAaacccttctccaagctgcaggagACCCGCAAGATCTTCGAGAGGAGCCCGCAGGAGAAGGCCACCaacaccaagctgctgctgcggaAGGAGCGAGCTGGCTTCCAGGACCGCAAGCTGGACGTGGTGGTGAGGTTCAACGGCAGCACCGAgtccctggacaagctggacgCCGAGGCCGTCTCGCCCACCGTCAGCCAGCTCAGCGCCGTCTTCGAGAAGGCAGACCTCCGCAACAACCTGCACAAGGCACCGGCCCGGGCGGCGGTGGGCAAGCGGCCCCGGGTCTTCGTGCCGAGCGGCGAGGCTGGGCGGCAGAGCGACGGGCACCCCGCACCGGCACGGGCCAGGCCGCcggaggaggagaaggcagcgGCGAAGAGCTGCCGGCAGGCCGAGAAGGAGGCGACCGCCCCGCGGCTGCAGGAGGTCTGCAAGATCAAGCCggtggaggtggaggagagCGGCGAggccgaggaggaggaggaggatgaagcgACGGCGGCCAGCGAACCTGCGCCCGTGCCCCAGCCGGCCAAGGAGGCCGAGGgaccctcccctgccaccgCGCCCCGGCTGGAAGGGGGCTCGGGGGTGGGCACGGGTGATGAGGGCGCCAAGGGTGAGAGGGTGGAGGAGAACGATGCCTACGAGGAGGCCAAGAAGGAGGACTTCTCCGAGGCGGACCTGGTGGACATAAGTGCCTACAGCGGGCTCGGGGAGGACTCGGGGGGCagtgggctggaggaggaggatgaggccgAAGGGCTGTACGAGCCCGAGTCGGGTTGTGTGGAGATCCCTGGGCTGTCCGAGGAAGAGGAGCCTGTCCCCAACCGCAAGATCCAGTTCAGCACCGCCCCCATTCAGGTGAGACCTCCTGGCGGTGGGGGGCAGCATGCCAGGACGATGGGTACCTGAGGGTGAGTGGTACCTCGGGGTGAAGGGCATCTCTGGGTGATGGGTACCTCGGGGTGAGGGGTACCTCGGGGTGAGGGGCATCTCTGGGTGATGGGTACCTCCGGGTGAGTGGTACCTCAGGGTGAGGGGCACCTCTGGGTGATGGGTACCTCAAGATTAGGGGCACCACAGGGCGATGGATACCTCGGGGTAAGGAGCCCCTCGGGCTGGTGGGTAGTCCATGGTAAAGGGCAGCTCAGGGTGGGGTGTGTGGCCCAACCAGACCACCCCtttggagctgctggtgccagggaCAGAGATGTGGGGTGGGGGTCTGTGCCCCCTGCAGCCTTGGGGCACGGCATCCTGCCTGGCCATGCCCAGGCACTGGGAGAAGGTGAGTGGCTGCCCTGCTTGGCTAACAAGCCCACTGATGAAAggccctgccctggcatggcCTGGGCAACCCCTGGCCAGGCAGAGGCAATGCTGGGACCGGTATGACAGGGACAGGTGACATTGGGACCCACCAGCGTCGCCATCCACAgcacccagtgccagcccaACCGCCATGCCCAGGGCGGGCCAAGGCCCACCTCTTATTCTGGGTGAAGATGCCCCCAGAGACCCAGATGtggggtgctggctgcagcaggcagcatctgCCCATGGTCCGTGGAGGTCGCTTGGTGCTGAGGCTCCTCCCAAACTGGGGGTCCCTGGGGACAAGGTGGTGGTTTTGGCGGGGGGGAGGGCATTCCCCCCACACACCATGTGCCCAGCATGGTGCCAAGGAGCATTTCGGGAAGCGGAGGAAGGGGAAGTGCCTTGGGAACAGGAGCGGGTGGGGGCCAGCaccagcagtgtgtgtgcccCCTGGCCAGACAGTGGGTGCCAGGTGCCCATCTGGGGGGTCCTCTGGCGATGGGATGGGCACgggggcagcagaaggggccgtGCAGCTATTCTGGGGTGCCCTCTGCTGCTCGGATCCCCCCGACCCGCTCGGCAGaggctgctttgtgctgcagctgggctatTTTTAGAGCCCGGCCTATATTCTGGCTCTGAGTCAGAGCGGGTGGGTGGCCCCCCCCGGGACACGGGGGGCACACATGCGAGGGCACCGCCAcggccagggcaaggggcactggTGGCCATGTGCTGGGTGGCAGCGTGCTGGGGGTCTCGGTTCCTGTGGGGAAGAGGCAGGCTGgtggctgggaagggagttcCCCACCTTGGATATGCAgatggggagctgggggggggaggttctgctcccctcACACCTCggcacagcttctgcctgtgTCCCACCTCAGGGTGATGAGGAGGGTCCCatagtgggggtggggagggcacCCAGGTGTCTGAGCATCCCCTCAATGCCCCTCGTGGGTGCATGGGTGATGCTGAGTCCTGTGTCGTGTGTCCCCCCCCAAATATGCTACCCACACCCAGCCCATGTTCTGCACCCAGGGGTCGGGCACAGACCATCAGCCCCCTCCCCTGGGCAtgtgcctgctccagctgcttctcccttgGACCCACTCTAGGCCCTGGCACATCCCAAACCACCTTCAGGATGCAGGGACAGCGATGGGGGCACACTGGGACATGTGCCCACAGCTGTGGGTTTGAGTGCCCACAGGTCCCCAGGGATGGCATGTGGATAGGAGAGTGAAGGCATCTcccctgctgtgctcagccttgGCACCCCTGGGTGCCACCTGGGTGGGCCCTGCCTGTTTGTGGGTGTCACCAGGCTTTGTGGCGATGGCCTTGACACTCATCCCTAAGAGCCTTTGTGGGGAGGTTTAGTGCTGGCTGTTATCCCTAATCCCCTCGCCCCTCCAGGGACATCTGCCAGCCTCAGCACCAGCCTGGCACcgtctgcagagagctgcagggccGTGGCACCTCACCCCCTCCAGCTCCGGGCTGGGCACATCGTCCTGGAGACACAACCAACCTTGGCATGGGGCACCTCTAGCTCCAGCCTAGGGGACAGCATCCTGGAGGCACATTCAAGCCTCAGCCAAGGGCATTTCGGTGCCCATCATGGGGGTACTCAGCCCCATGGTGAGGGTGGCTCAGGTGGAATAAACTGGCCCCAAACTTTGGGTGGGATCTATCTGCCCTAGGGTTTGGGTGCCAGGGCTCcgagctggcagccaggctaGCATGGGAGTGTCTGGACAGAAGGTGAGGAGTAAGGAACAacaaagggcagaggaggagaggggagagccCCCCCTGCTTCCATGGGCAGGTGTGGACAGTGAGGGGGTGGAGAGCTTAgggctgggcagcccctgcctggcGAAGGAGGAacatgaggagagcagaggccttccctccctgcatccctccctgcatccctccctgcatccctccctgcatccctccctgcatccctccctgcatccctccctgcatccctccctccatccatgCACCCACCCAACCCAccattcctccctcccttccttgctCCATCCGTCCCTCCATCCACCCAACCATCTCTCCATCCTCCCATCCACCCCTccattcctccctccctccatccctccatctGCCCCCCATCCCACAACCCCTTcgcccctctctctctccagccaccctctctccctccctcccctccgtGCCGCTGCAGGCCACTTCCCCATCTCTGCCCCCAGGGCCCAACTCTCCACCTCCCCCAGGAGCTGCCTCGCAGCGGTGGGCAGGGTGTGGGGAGGTTCTGCAGTGTCTCGCAGGCTCAGCAACATCCTCCCCcggcctggggctgctcccaCCCTGGGATGTCCTCTTGGCCACGGCTTGGGGGTGCCCACAGTGTttgccctgccagggctggctgagcagcccccTCCACCCCGGCAGGTCTTCAGCACTTACTCCAACGAGGACTACGATCGCCGCAACGAGGACGTGGACCCCATGGCAGCCTCGGCCGAGTacgagctggagaagagggtggagaggctcGACCTGTTCCCGG is a window encoding:
- the PPP1R9B gene encoding neurabin-2 isoform X2; protein product: MLRTEAGGGAAAGGGSPSSGGATGSGGGGGLRSASPHRNAYEATIQALAPTKEAEAEDGKKSRGKKYGSNVHRIKNMFLQMGTAPGPEAACDLAKAKEKPVRLSLPRAGSLNESMEQGNLLKLGTSVSERVSRFDSKPDKPFSKLQETRKIFERSPQEKATNTKLLLRKERAGFQDRKLDVVVRFNGSTESLDKLDAEAVSPTVSQLSAVFEKADLRNNLHKAPARAAVGKRPRVFVPSGEAGRQSDGHPAPARARPPEEEKAAAKSCRQAEKEATAPRLQEVCKIKPVEVEESGEAEEEEEDEATAASEPAPVPQPAKEAEGPSPATAPRLEGGSGVGTGDEGAKGERVEENDAYEEAKKEDFSEADLVDISAYSGLGEDSGGSGLEEEDEAEGLYEPESGCVEIPGLSEEEEPVPNRKIQFSTAPIQVFSTYSNEDYDRRNEDVDPMAASAEYELEKRVERLDLFPVELEKDSEGLGISIIGMGAGADMGLEKLGIFVKTVTEGGAAHRDGRIQVNDLIVEVDGTSLVGVTQSFAASVLRNTKGRVRFLIGREKPGEQSEVAQLIQQTLEQERWQREMIEQRYAQYTEDDEETGEYATDEEEEMSPMFPGGEMAIEVFELAENEDALSPVEMDPEKLVHKFKELQIKHAVTEAEIQQLKRKLQCLEQEKSRWRAEKAQLEQSVEENKERMEKLEGYWMEAQNLCQAVDEHLKETQAQYQTLERKYSKAKRLIKEYQQKEIEFLKKETAQRRVLEESELAHKEEMEKLQEKISELEAKLQTLKNSNPT
- the PPP1R9B gene encoding neurabin-2 isoform X1, whose amino-acid sequence is MLRTEAGGGAAAGGGSPSSGGATGSGGGGGLRSASPHRNAYEATIQALAPTKEAEAEDGKKSRGKKYGSNVHRIKNMFLQMGTAPGPEAACDLAKAKEKPVRLSLPRAGSLNESMEQGNLLKLGTSVSERVSRFDSKPDKPFSKLQETRKIFERSPQEKATNTKLLLRKERAGFQDRKLDVVVRFNGSTESLDKLDAEAVSPTVSQLSAVFEKADLRNNLHKAPARAAVGKRPRVFVPSGEAGRQSDGHPAPARARPPEEEKAAAKSCRQAEKEATAPRLQEVCKIKPVEVEESGEAEEEEEDEATAASEPAPVPQPAKEAEGPSPATAPRLEGGSGVGTGDEGAKGERVEENDAYEEAKKEDFSEADLVDISAYSGLGEDSGGSGLEEEDEAEGLYEPESGCVEIPGLSEEEEPVPNRKIQFSTAPIQVFSTYSNEDYDRRNEDVDPMAASAEYELEKRVERLDLFPVELEKDSEGLGISIIGMGAGADMGLEKLGIFVKTVTEGGAAHRDGRIQVNDLIVEVDGTSLVGVTQSFAASVLRNTKGRVRFLIGREKPGEQSEVAQLIQQTLEQERWQREMIEQRYAQYTEDDEEVRAQRRWCHCPSRGWRLRLPGWGPPRANAGLCPGQTGEYATDEEEEMSPMFPGGEMAIEVFELAENEDALSPVEMDPEKLVHKFKELQIKHAVTEAEIQQLKRKLQCLEQEKSRWRAEKAQLEQSVEENKERMEKLEGYWMEAQNLCQAVDEHLKETQAQYQTLERKYSKAKRLIKEYQQKEIEFLKKETAQRRVLEESELAHKEEMEKLQEKISELEAKLQTLKNSNPT